DNA from Pseudomonas putida:
GACTTCTAGCACGCCCACTCACAACCGGCAACCGCACACGCAGCCGTGCGTCAGTCGCCCAGCGCCACCCCTTCGCGCCGTGGGTCGGCGCCCGCCGACCAGCCGTCTGCGGTGCGCTGGATGATCTGCATTCCGCTGGTCATCGTCATCGGCGTCACCTCATGGCCGCGGGCTTGAAGCGCCTGTACCAAGGCGGGGCTGGCTAACCCGGCTTCCACTTCGGTGCCAAAGTTGCGACTGCCGAAGTTGGGCAGGTTGATGGCCGCCTGGGGATCGAGCTTCCAGTCCAGCAGGCCAATCAATGCCTTGTTCACATAGCCGATGATCTGCGAGCCTCCGGGTGACCCAAGGCTGGCCAGCAGTTCACCGGACTCACGCGTGAACACCAGTGTCGGCGACATCGAGGACAGCGGTCGCTTGCCGGGGGCGACAGCGTTGGCGACTGGCTTGCCGTCTGTGCTGGGCGCGAACGAGAAGTCGGTCAGGTGATTGTTCAGCAGAAAACCTTTGACGAACAGGTGCGAGCCAAAGGCGGCCTCCACCGAAGTGGTCATGGCAATCGCACCGCCCAGATCGTCGACGGCAGAGACATGGGAGGTGGCGATGCGCAAAGGGGAACGATCTGGCGAGAGCGCTAAATGGGTACCCGGCGGCGTGCCCGCCTCGGCGCGCTTCATGCTGATCGGGCCAATCAGTCGCGCGCGACTTGCCAGGTACGCCTTGTTGGTCAGCCCCTGGAGATTCACCGGTACATAATCGCTGTCAGCCAGGTACTGGGCACGATCGGCGTAGGCCAGGCGCTCGGCCTCGGCGATCAGATGAACCGCCATCGGTGCAGGCTCCAGACCGGCCACAGACGACACCTGCCTCGGAGCCATGCTGGCCAGGTCCAGCGACGGCGTGGCCGACTGCAGGGCTTCGAGGATGCCCAGGGTCTGCAATACCGCGACGCCACCGGAGGATGGCGGAGGCATGCCACAAATGCGCCAGGTCTTGTAAGGCCCACAGACCGGCGTGCGCTCCTTGGCCTGGTAGCGGCGTAGGT
Protein-coding regions in this window:
- the ggt gene encoding gamma-glutamyltransferase; protein product: MSFLKRPLPVVARVTALCCLVTLTSCGWGERAAQAPATLPLPPELDSGYRVGLLPTHASRYMAAAANPFASEAGRSMLRAGGSAIDAAIAMQAVLTLVEPQSSGIGGGAFILYWDGHQVQAFDGRETAPLGVTPNLFLKSDGTPMAFRDAQIGGRSVAVPGVLRALKLAHEQHGRLPWRDLFAPAIALARDGFPMSKRLHTLLASDTYVAGSPGMARYFLDAQGKPLAVGTPLKNPELAQTLELIATQGPDAFYTGDIAEAMVEAVRGHANPGLLSLEDLRRYQAKERTPVCGPYKTWRICGMPPPSSGGVAVLQTLGILEALQSATPSLDLASMAPRQVSSVAGLEPAPMAVHLIAEAERLAYADRAQYLADSDYVPVNLQGLTNKAYLASRARLIGPISMKRAEAGTPPGTHLALSPDRSPLRIATSHVSAVDDLGGAIAMTTSVEAAFGSHLFVKGFLLNNHLTDFSFAPSTDGKPVANAVAPGKRPLSSMSPTLVFTRESGELLASLGSPGGSQIIGYVNKALIGLLDWKLDPQAAINLPNFGSRNFGTEVEAGLASPALVQALQARGHEVTPMTMTSGMQIIQRTADGWSAGADPRREGVALGD